The following are encoded together in the Lytechinus variegatus isolate NC3 chromosome 19, Lvar_3.0, whole genome shotgun sequence genome:
- the LOC121405770 gene encoding uncharacterized protein F54H12.2-like: MAKLHDKSDACCKSELDLFTIPSTQMSILKGPWVEYHPVSTITDAAPIEFNVGGTAEEYVDLSQTMIQVTTKIVNPDNSPLGADAQVGPVNLFLPSLFSQVDVMLNEKLVSQPSNTYPYRALLETLLHYGGETKTSQLTQQLYYKDEAGKMDIVNPLDGETNKGLKKRHTFIAGSKLLSMIGPVYADLFFQERLLLPGVDLKLKFNRSKDSFCLLSSDVNPKYKVVIDKAALYVRRVKVNPSVMISHAKTLEKSTAKYPVNKVDVRSFSIPAGNMSVSKDNLFLGQLPNRIIVGFVDNDAYNGSYTKNPYNFKHLNLNFIGVTIDGETIPMRPLRPNYVEGPGQNFLQAYNSLFMGCGRMFTDKGLDIDREDYSKGYTLYAFDLTPDLSDGCHLNLVKQGNLRLELQFDTPLTKTANCIVLSEAQGLIQIDRSRNIIYDHQG; this comes from the coding sequence ATGGCTAAATTACACGACAAGAGTGATGCCTGTTGTAAATCCGAATTGGATCTTTTTACCATTCCTAGTACACAAATGAGTATTCTCAAAGGACCTTGGGTTGAATATCATCCTGTCAGTACCATCACAGATGCAGCTCCTATTGAATTCAACGTAGGCGGAACTGCGGAAGAATACGTAGATCTTTCTCAAACCATGATTCAAGTGACAACCAAGATCGTCAACCCAGACAACTCACCTCTCGGTGCAGATGCGCAGGTTGGAcctgtcaatttatttttaccTTCGCTTTTCAGTCAGGTAGATGTAATGCTCAATGAAAAATTGGTATCCCAACCTTCGAACACCTACCCTTATCGAGCCTTATTGGAAACATTGTTACACTACGGAGGTGAAACAAAAACATCCCAGCTTACACAACAATTGTACTACAAAGACGAGGCGGGTAAAATGGACATCGTCAATCCTTTAGATGGGGAAACAAACAAGGGACTAAAAAAACGACATACGTTTATAGCTGGAAGTAAACTTCTCTCTATGATAGGACCTGTATACGCCGATCTGTTCTTTCAGGAAAGGCTTTTACTCCCTGGAGTCGATTTAAAACTCAAATTCAACCGTAGCAAGGACTCGTTCTGTCTCCTATCATCCGACGTAAATCCAAAGTACAAAGTGGTCATTGATAAGGCTGCCCTCTACGTCAGGAGAGTGAAAGTCAACCCATCGGTGATGATCTCACACGCTAAAACATTGGAAAAATCAACCGCAAAGTATCCCGTGAACAAAGTAGATGTCCGTTCCTTCTCGATCCCAGCCGGTAACATGTCAGTGAGCAAGGACAATTTATTTCTTGGTCAACTCCCCAACCGAATCATCGTCGGTTTCGTAGACAACGATGCCTACAATGGATCCTATACCAAAAATCCTTATAACTTCAAACATCTTAATCTCAACTTCATTGGGGTTACTATCGACGGAGAAACAATACCTATGAGACCTCTTCGTCCAAATTACGTTGAAGGACCAGGACAGAATTTTCTACAAGCTTACAATTCACTCTTTATGGGTTGTGGGCGTATGTTTACGGATAAAGGATTGGACATTGACAGAGAAGACTATTCAAAGGGATACACGTTGTATGCTTTTGACCTGACTCCAGATCTATCGGATGGATGTCACCTTAACCTCGTTAAACAAGGCAACCTACGACTCGAGCTCCAGTTTGATACACCTTTGACAAAAACTGCAAACTGTATCGTCTTATCCGAAGCACAAGGGCTCATCCAGATTGACAGAAGCAGAAACATCATCTACGATCACCAAGGATAA